One genomic region from Magnetofaba australis IT-1 encodes:
- a CDS encoding sensor domain-containing diguanylate cyclase — MNASFDKTENAARQTLQNAYGDAEPLYKAQLSALNKLSRSPDAKAADCAAQFANTATLGERLQARLLYDWPASLKPENGIPQIADALGRTQFTRLAIEALLYEITVNDIPGGFHQGLKHWRHALATAVAAQTLAERTGLADPREAWMSGLLHDIGKTPLYIGLGADAVMIEQIAQATPWEVDEAERLLGGVSHGALSAFMADQWGFPAHVVDAIADRHELDDKEEDAGPDEPTLRLTAVLQLSDYLAWILGMGSVPERRHPTLSEAVTRLMQPERLATSGLLQRIHGEMTRLAGFYPIDLPGPGYWRENLLKANIQLGRVNAQLKHAAQHKGHTPSADTFANPAPRASLLAPHRSLDFREIFRSTAKAVRKDFQFGRVLLYRIASDRKTLKLFAQDGPQEHANEQQLASIPLEEGAESLLTAIRRRRPWLIQGANALERRMLDALGARELGVSPIHSDRSAHGVMLCHNGKRGRPLEALELGALGAVCREMGAALDHARQYARMRQSAERDALTGLNNRGYMDKRLAQEFAYARKQNAPLALVMMDIDHFKKFNDDFGHQEGDHVLKMVAGTLGALTRTDGVAGRFGGEEFMVILRGAQMADAMQYAERIRSGVASMGRALGKRRYQGRPLTISVGVSACQGELPDAEHLVKQADQALYLAKSRGRNRVAGDDKERTAA, encoded by the coding sequence ATGAACGCTTCATTCGACAAAACAGAAAACGCAGCGCGTCAGACGTTGCAGAATGCCTACGGCGACGCCGAACCGCTGTACAAAGCGCAACTGAGCGCGCTGAACAAACTGTCCCGCAGCCCCGACGCCAAAGCGGCGGACTGCGCGGCGCAATTCGCCAACACCGCCACTTTGGGCGAACGGCTGCAGGCGCGCCTGCTCTACGACTGGCCCGCCAGCCTGAAGCCGGAGAACGGCATTCCCCAGATCGCCGACGCATTGGGCCGCACCCAGTTCACCCGACTGGCCATTGAGGCGCTGCTATATGAGATCACCGTCAACGACATCCCCGGCGGCTTTCACCAGGGGCTCAAGCACTGGCGTCATGCGCTGGCCACTGCGGTGGCGGCGCAAACCCTGGCCGAACGCACCGGCTTGGCCGACCCGCGCGAAGCGTGGATGAGCGGACTGCTGCACGACATCGGCAAGACGCCGCTCTACATCGGCCTGGGCGCCGATGCGGTGATGATCGAACAGATCGCGCAAGCCACCCCGTGGGAGGTGGATGAAGCCGAACGCCTCCTCGGCGGCGTCAGTCACGGCGCACTGAGCGCCTTCATGGCCGACCAGTGGGGCTTCCCGGCGCATGTGGTGGACGCCATCGCCGACCGTCACGAGTTGGACGACAAAGAGGAGGACGCAGGCCCCGACGAGCCCACTCTGCGCCTCACCGCCGTGCTGCAACTGAGCGACTATCTGGCCTGGATTCTGGGCATGGGCTCGGTGCCCGAGCGCCGTCACCCGACGCTATCGGAGGCGGTCACGCGTCTGATGCAACCGGAGCGGCTGGCCACCAGCGGACTGCTGCAACGCATTCATGGCGAGATGACGCGGCTGGCCGGGTTCTACCCCATCGACCTGCCGGGTCCGGGCTATTGGCGCGAAAATCTGCTCAAAGCCAACATTCAGTTGGGCCGGGTCAATGCGCAGCTCAAGCACGCCGCCCAGCACAAGGGCCATACGCCGTCGGCGGACACCTTCGCCAACCCGGCCCCGCGCGCCAGTCTTCTGGCGCCGCACCGGAGTCTCGACTTCCGCGAAATCTTTCGCTCCACCGCCAAGGCGGTGCGCAAGGATTTCCAATTTGGCCGGGTGCTGCTCTATCGCATCGCCTCGGATCGCAAGACTCTCAAACTGTTCGCCCAGGACGGCCCGCAGGAGCACGCCAATGAACAGCAACTGGCGTCGATCCCGCTGGAGGAGGGCGCCGAGTCGCTGCTCACCGCCATACGCCGCCGCCGCCCTTGGTTGATTCAAGGCGCCAACGCCCTGGAGCGGCGCATGCTCGACGCCCTGGGCGCGCGCGAGCTGGGCGTCTCGCCCATTCACAGCGACCGCTCCGCCCACGGCGTGATGTTATGTCATAACGGCAAACGCGGGCGCCCACTGGAGGCGCTGGAGCTGGGCGCGCTGGGCGCGGTGTGTCGTGAAATGGGCGCGGCGCTGGACCATGCGCGGCAGTACGCCCGCATGCGGCAAAGCGCCGAGCGCGACGCCCTGACCGGCCTCAACAATCGCGGCTACATGGATAAACGCTTGGCCCAGGAGTTCGCCTATGCGCGCAAACAGAACGCGCCGCTGGCGCTGGTGATGATGGATATCGACCATTTCAAGAAGTTCAACGATGACTTCGGCCACCAGGAGGGCGACCACGTGCTGAAAATGGTGGCCGGGACCCTGGGCGCGCTCACCCGCACCGATGGCGTGGCCGGTCGCTTCGGCGGCGAGGAGTTCATGGTGATTCTGCGCGGCGCGCAGATGGCCGACGCCATGCAGTACGCCGAGCGCATTCGCAGCGGCGTCGCCTCCATGGGGCGCGCGTTGGGCAAACGGCGCTACCAGGGGCGCCCGCTGACCATCAGCGTGGGGGTCTCCGCCTGTCAGGGCGAGCTGCCCGACGCCGAACATCTGGTCAAACAGGCCGACCAGGCCCTCTATCTGGCCAAGTCCCGCGGCCGCAATCGCGTGGCCGGGGACGACAAGGAGCGCACTGCGGCGTAA
- the trpA gene encoding tryptophan synthase subunit alpha, which translates to MSAAAHTSAIEPIIREKLSEKPILLMAHLVLGYPSIEENKKVIAQMVDAGVDLIELQIPFSEPIADGPVIAQANQAAIDAGFRVDAGLEAIAEITLTHDIPFLIMTYVNILHARGMGQFISDAAKAGVKGLIVPDLPLQEAGEAIAWSREAGLDWIQLMTPTSHDDRLAAIGAEADGFVYCVARRGVTGKNTSFDDSVGAFVTRCRAATKAPLAVGFGVKNAEDVAYLQGKAEIAVVGTAAIAAHREGGAEAVGRFFRGLRPAD; encoded by the coding sequence ATGAGCGCCGCCGCCCACACCTCCGCCATCGAGCCCATCATCCGCGAAAAGCTGAGCGAGAAGCCGATTCTCCTGATGGCGCATCTGGTGCTCGGCTACCCCTCCATTGAGGAGAATAAAAAGGTCATCGCACAGATGGTCGACGCCGGAGTGGATCTGATCGAATTGCAGATCCCCTTCTCCGAGCCCATCGCCGACGGTCCGGTCATCGCCCAGGCCAACCAGGCCGCCATCGACGCCGGTTTCCGCGTCGATGCCGGACTGGAGGCCATCGCCGAGATCACCCTGACCCACGACATTCCGTTTTTGATCATGACCTACGTGAATATTCTGCACGCGCGCGGCATGGGTCAGTTCATCAGCGACGCCGCCAAGGCTGGGGTCAAAGGGCTCATCGTGCCCGATCTGCCGCTGCAGGAGGCCGGGGAAGCCATCGCCTGGAGCCGCGAAGCCGGGTTGGACTGGATTCAACTGATGACCCCCACCAGCCACGACGACCGCCTGGCGGCCATCGGCGCCGAGGCCGATGGCTTCGTCTACTGCGTGGCCCGACGCGGCGTCACCGGCAAGAACACCTCTTTTGATGACAGCGTGGGCGCATTCGTTACCCGCTGTCGCGCCGCAACCAAAGCCCCGCTGGCGGTGGGCTTCGGGGTCAAGAACGCCGAAGACGTGGCCTATCTGCAAGGCAAAGCGGAGATCGCCGTGGTCGGCACCGCCGCCATCGCCGCCCATCGCGAAGGCGGCGCCGAGGCCGTGGGCCGCTTCTTCCGCGGATTGCGCCCGGCAGACTGA
- the trpB gene encoding tryptophan synthase subunit beta yields the protein MSQGYFGAFGGAFIPEILHQTFAELTAAYEAARADADFWSEYLTVMENYSGRPTPLTYAENLSAAFGGRRIYIKREDLNQTGAHKANNVMGQGLLVKRMGKSRVIAETGAGQHGVATATMAARLGLECTIYMGAKDVARQRPNVFWMEQLGATVIPVTSGDQTLKDAVNEAMRDWVGSMDGTHYVLGTACGAHPFPEMVSWFQSVIGSEARGQILKQAGRLPDRVYACVGGGSNAMGIFQGFLDAPDVELIGVEAGGLGLATGLHAARLASADAEVGIAQGYKTYFLQDDDGQMKTTHSVAAGLDYVGVSPILANLHETGRARFIAATDAEVVEALKRLMKAEGIIGALESSHAVAGALRELPDTPEDTVILINLSGRGDKDIFTIADALHDPKWEAFIQEKADQYAKRANNPGDAS from the coding sequence ATGTCCCAGGGTTATTTCGGCGCCTTTGGCGGGGCGTTTATTCCCGAAATCCTTCATCAGACCTTCGCCGAGTTGACCGCCGCCTATGAAGCGGCGCGCGCCGACGCCGATTTCTGGTCCGAATATCTGACGGTTATGGAGAACTACTCCGGCCGTCCCACGCCGCTGACCTATGCCGAAAACCTCTCTGCGGCGTTCGGCGGCAGACGCATCTATATCAAAAGAGAGGACCTGAATCAAACCGGAGCGCACAAAGCCAACAATGTGATGGGCCAGGGTTTGCTGGTCAAACGCATGGGCAAAAGCCGCGTCATCGCCGAAACCGGCGCCGGTCAACACGGCGTGGCCACCGCCACCATGGCCGCGCGATTGGGACTGGAGTGCACCATCTACATGGGCGCCAAGGATGTCGCCCGCCAGCGCCCCAACGTGTTCTGGATGGAGCAGTTGGGCGCCACGGTCATCCCGGTGACCTCCGGCGACCAGACTCTGAAAGACGCCGTCAACGAGGCCATGCGCGACTGGGTCGGCAGTATGGACGGCACCCACTATGTGCTGGGCACCGCCTGCGGCGCCCACCCCTTCCCGGAGATGGTGTCGTGGTTCCAATCGGTGATCGGGAGCGAAGCGCGTGGGCAGATTCTCAAACAGGCCGGACGCCTGCCCGACCGCGTCTATGCCTGTGTGGGCGGCGGCTCCAACGCCATGGGGATCTTCCAGGGTTTCCTGGATGCGCCTGATGTCGAGCTGATCGGCGTGGAGGCGGGCGGTTTGGGTCTGGCCACGGGTCTGCACGCCGCGCGTCTGGCCAGCGCCGACGCCGAGGTGGGCATCGCCCAAGGCTACAAAACCTACTTCCTGCAGGATGACGACGGCCAGATGAAGACCACCCACTCGGTGGCCGCCGGACTCGACTACGTGGGGGTGTCGCCGATTCTGGCCAATCTGCACGAAACCGGTCGCGCCCGCTTCATCGCCGCCACCGACGCCGAAGTGGTGGAGGCGCTCAAGCGGCTGATGAAGGCCGAAGGGATCATCGGCGCGCTGGAGTCCAGCCACGCCGTCGCCGGGGCGCTGCGCGAGTTGCCCGACACCCCCGAGGATACAGTGATTCTGATCAACCTCTCCGGGCGCGGCGACAAGGACATCTTCACCATCGCCGACGCCCTGCACGACCCCAAATGGGAGGCTTTCATTCAGGAGAAGGCCGACCAGTACGCCAAACGGGCGAACAACCCGGGAGACGCCTCATGA
- a CDS encoding c-type cytochrome domain-containing protein — protein MNVSKYIVRFLGAVGLFLGLTGASMAAGANNMVSYKEDVYPIIQYRCLGCHKAGGAGEMASGLNMETYEGLMKGTKHGAVIMPHNALASTLVRLITGEAAIRMPHNAKRLSSCEISTWKRWILQGAKDN, from the coding sequence ATGAACGTGAGCAAATACATCGTGCGCTTTCTGGGCGCTGTGGGCCTGTTTTTGGGCCTGACCGGCGCCAGCATGGCGGCCGGAGCGAACAATATGGTGAGCTATAAGGAGGACGTCTACCCCATCATCCAGTATCGCTGCCTGGGTTGCCACAAGGCGGGCGGCGCGGGCGAAATGGCCTCCGGCTTGAATATGGAGACCTATGAAGGGCTGATGAAGGGCACCAAGCATGGCGCGGTGATCATGCCGCACAACGCGCTGGCCAGCACCCTGGTGCGTCTGATTACCGGCGAGGCCGCCATTCGCATGCCGCACAACGCCAAGCGTTTGAGCTCTTGCGAAATCAGCACCTGGAAGCGCTGGATTCTGCAAGGCGCCAAGGATAACTGA
- a CDS encoding c-type cytochrome domain-containing protein: protein MRNSRQFARTLGAAALALGLFSGIGSASAATVTYVEDVEPIIQYRCLECHRAGGPGVVYSGLNLESYEGLMAGTRHGPVITPGSPMTSNLLVLVDGRAGIRMPHDRKRLTKCEIDILRKWIAQGAKKE, encoded by the coding sequence ATGCGCAATTCCCGTCAATTCGCCCGCACCCTGGGCGCCGCCGCTCTGGCCCTTGGGCTGTTTAGCGGCATCGGTTCCGCCAGCGCCGCCACGGTCACCTATGTGGAGGACGTGGAGCCCATCATCCAGTATCGCTGTCTGGAGTGCCATCGCGCCGGCGGGCCGGGCGTGGTCTACTCGGGCCTGAACCTGGAGTCCTATGAAGGGCTGATGGCCGGCACCCGCCATGGCCCCGTGATCACCCCGGGCAGCCCCATGACCAGCAACTTGCTGGTGCTGGTGGATGGCCGCGCGGGCATCCGCATGCCGCACGACCGCAAGCGCCTGACCAAGTGCGAGATCGACATCCTGCGCAAATGGATCGCTCAAGGCGCCAAAAAAGAGTGA
- the galU gene encoding UTP--glucose-1-phosphate uridylyltransferase GalU: protein MKVRKAVFPVAGLGTRFLPATKVVAKELLSVVDKPLIQYAAEEAFAAGIEEIIFVTGRGKSLLVDHFDHAFELEHTLRARNKDALLAMAKAMVPEFGSVVATRQQEPLGLGHAVWCARQIVGDEPFAVMLPDDLCHGAKPVLQQMTERFAELQSSMVAVMEVPREDTSKYGVLDAGPEQSGVWPVKGMVEKPDPADAPSNLAVIGRYILTPQVFDLLENQKRGAGGEIQLTDAMAALLDTENIYGFRFDGVRYDCGDKVGFQQANLALALERPELREKLIPYMRQLLEAY from the coding sequence ATGAAAGTTCGTAAAGCGGTCTTCCCCGTAGCGGGATTGGGCACGCGCTTCCTGCCCGCCACCAAAGTTGTCGCCAAAGAGCTGCTGTCGGTGGTGGACAAACCCCTGATTCAATACGCCGCCGAAGAGGCCTTTGCCGCCGGGATTGAAGAGATCATCTTCGTCACCGGGCGCGGCAAGAGCCTGCTGGTGGACCACTTCGACCACGCGTTTGAACTCGAGCACACCCTGCGCGCCCGTAACAAGGATGCGCTGCTGGCCATGGCCAAGGCGATGGTGCCGGAGTTCGGCTCGGTGGTGGCCACGCGCCAGCAGGAGCCCCTGGGGTTGGGCCATGCGGTGTGGTGCGCGCGGCAGATCGTCGGCGACGAGCCGTTTGCGGTGATGCTGCCCGATGACCTGTGCCACGGCGCCAAACCGGTGCTGCAGCAGATGACCGAACGCTTTGCCGAGCTGCAATCCTCCATGGTGGCGGTGATGGAGGTTCCCCGCGAGGACACCTCCAAATACGGCGTGCTGGATGCGGGTCCCGAACAGAGCGGCGTGTGGCCGGTGAAAGGCATGGTGGAGAAGCCCGATCCCGCCGATGCGCCGTCGAATCTGGCCGTCATTGGGCGTTACATCCTCACGCCACAGGTGTTCGATCTGCTGGAGAACCAAAAGCGCGGCGCAGGCGGTGAAATTCAACTCACCGACGCCATGGCGGCGCTGCTGGACACCGAGAATATCTACGGCTTCCGTTTCGACGGCGTGCGTTACGACTGTGGCGATAAAGTGGGCTTCCAACAGGCCAATCTGGCGTTGGCGCTGGAGCGCCCGGAGCTGCGTGAGAAATTGATTCCCTATATGCGCCAACTGCTGGAGGCGTACTGA
- a CDS encoding UDP-glucose dehydrogenase family protein: MRITLIGAGYVGLVSGACFSEFGVDVTCVDLDQGKIDGLNNGKIPIYEPGLDQLVIRNHQAGRLHFTTDTAAAVKQSDVVFIAVGTPERRGDGAADLSYVFDAAKTVARNMDGFTVVVTKSTVPVGTGARVAEIIRQENPDADFAMASNPEFLREGSAIEDFMRPDRVVIGCENEKARAILKELYRPLYLIETPILFTNIPTAELTKYAANAFLATKIMFINQIANLCEAVGADVHHVSKGMGLDRRIGGKFLHPGPGYGGSCFPKDTAALASTAREHGESISIVENVIEANRWQKQRMTTKVRTALDNQVRGVTIGVLGLTFKPNTDDMRDSAALTILPALIADGATVRAYDPEGMEEAKEKMPDLVYCQDAYEACQGVDVVIILTEWNQFRNLDLKRIQAGMKARPDGRYLFCDFRNIYEPPTMVAAGFHYVGVGR; the protein is encoded by the coding sequence ATGCGCATCACGCTTATTGGCGCCGGATATGTGGGACTGGTCTCCGGCGCGTGCTTCTCCGAGTTCGGTGTTGACGTCACCTGTGTGGATCTTGACCAAGGCAAGATCGACGGCCTCAACAACGGCAAGATCCCCATCTACGAACCGGGCCTGGATCAACTGGTGATCCGCAACCATCAGGCTGGCCGCCTGCACTTCACCACCGACACCGCCGCCGCCGTCAAGCAGAGCGACGTGGTGTTCATTGCGGTGGGCACCCCCGAACGGCGCGGCGACGGCGCAGCGGATTTGAGCTACGTGTTCGACGCCGCCAAGACCGTGGCGCGCAACATGGACGGCTTCACCGTGGTGGTGACCAAATCCACCGTGCCGGTGGGCACCGGCGCGCGGGTGGCGGAGATCATCCGTCAGGAGAATCCCGACGCGGACTTCGCCATGGCCTCCAACCCCGAATTCCTGCGCGAAGGCTCCGCCATCGAGGACTTCATGCGTCCGGACCGGGTGGTGATCGGTTGTGAGAACGAAAAGGCGCGCGCCATTCTCAAGGAGCTGTATCGCCCCTTGTATCTGATCGAAACGCCGATTCTGTTCACCAACATCCCCACCGCCGAGCTGACCAAGTACGCCGCCAACGCGTTCCTGGCCACCAAAATCATGTTCATCAACCAGATCGCCAATCTGTGTGAGGCGGTGGGCGCGGATGTGCATCACGTCTCCAAAGGGATGGGGCTGGATCGTCGCATCGGCGGCAAGTTCTTGCACCCCGGTCCCGGTTACGGCGGCTCCTGCTTCCCCAAAGACACCGCCGCTCTGGCCAGCACCGCCCGCGAGCATGGCGAATCCATCTCCATTGTGGAGAACGTTATCGAAGCCAACCGTTGGCAGAAGCAGCGCATGACCACCAAGGTGCGCACCGCCCTGGACAACCAGGTGCGCGGCGTCACCATCGGCGTGCTGGGGCTGACCTTCAAGCCCAACACCGATGATATGCGCGACTCGGCGGCGCTGACCATTCTGCCCGCCCTCATCGCCGACGGCGCCACGGTGCGCGCGTACGACCCCGAGGGGATGGAAGAGGCCAAGGAGAAGATGCCGGATCTGGTCTACTGCCAGGACGCCTATGAGGCGTGCCAGGGGGTGGACGTGGTGATCATCCTCACCGAGTGGAACCAGTTCCGCAATCTCGACCTCAAGCGCATTCAGGCGGGCATGAAAGCGCGCCCCGATGGCCGCTATCTGTTCTGCGACTTCCGCAACATCTACGAGCCGCCGACCATGGTGGCGGCGGGCTTCCACTACGTGGGCGTCGGTCGCTGA
- a CDS encoding phosphomannomutase/phosphoglucomutase — protein MNAPDHIFRAYDIRGVADETELSEPLAEKLGLAFAAETRRLSDKAGEPPIIAVGRDGRLSSPGLAAALCRGIQQSGAKVLDVGLVPTPALYFAVPHLQCDAGIMVTGSHNPGHYNGLKMTVAGRPFFGDDIQRLKKRANSGDLPTAPGGMALQRPIIDDYVARLAADHEPGRKLKIVIDCGNGVSGAAAQPLLNALQGISGEVLFPEIDGSFPNHHPDPTHPENLVDLRNRMLQIGADLGIAFDGDADRIGVLDETGRVLWGDRLMVLFSREILSRHPGAAILGDVKCSDVMFDAINAAGGQAVMWKTGHSLVKTKMRETGALLAGEMSGHLFFADRYYGYDDALYAMVRLLNIAAATDQPLSALLADLPEVFATPELRIDCDDARKFAVMESLKAQAAHLGDHRVDIDGLRVHYRDGWWLIRVSNTQPALVARVEAHSFDRLHALADELNGLLKQQGVALPKWELA, from the coding sequence ATGAACGCGCCGGATCACATCTTCCGCGCCTATGACATCCGCGGCGTGGCGGATGAGACGGAACTCTCCGAGCCGCTGGCCGAGAAGTTGGGGCTGGCGTTCGCCGCCGAGACCCGGCGACTGAGCGACAAAGCGGGCGAGCCGCCCATCATCGCCGTGGGGCGGGATGGGCGCCTCTCTTCGCCCGGTTTGGCGGCGGCGTTGTGTCGGGGAATCCAACAATCCGGCGCCAAAGTGCTGGACGTGGGGCTGGTCCCCACGCCTGCGCTCTATTTTGCCGTGCCGCATCTGCAGTGCGATGCCGGCATTATGGTGACCGGGAGTCATAATCCTGGTCATTACAACGGCTTGAAAATGACCGTGGCGGGGCGTCCCTTCTTCGGCGACGACATCCAGCGGTTGAAAAAACGCGCCAACAGCGGCGATCTGCCCACCGCCCCCGGCGGCATGGCGCTGCAACGCCCCATCATCGATGATTATGTGGCGCGTCTGGCGGCGGATCACGAGCCCGGACGTAAGCTCAAAATCGTCATCGATTGCGGCAATGGCGTCTCCGGCGCGGCGGCGCAACCGCTGCTCAACGCCCTGCAGGGGATCAGCGGCGAGGTGCTGTTTCCGGAGATCGACGGCTCCTTCCCCAACCATCATCCCGATCCCACCCATCCGGAGAATCTGGTGGATCTGCGCAATCGCATGTTGCAGATTGGCGCGGATTTGGGCATTGCCTTCGATGGCGACGCCGATCGCATTGGCGTGCTGGATGAGACTGGCCGCGTGCTCTGGGGCGATCGGCTGATGGTGCTGTTCTCGCGGGAGATTCTGTCGCGTCACCCGGGTGCGGCGATTCTGGGTGATGTGAAGTGTTCCGACGTGATGTTCGACGCCATCAATGCGGCGGGCGGGCAGGCGGTGATGTGGAAGACCGGCCATTCGCTGGTGAAGACCAAAATGCGCGAGACTGGCGCGCTGCTGGCTGGGGAGATGAGCGGCCATCTCTTCTTTGCCGACCGCTATTACGGCTATGATGACGCCCTCTACGCCATGGTGCGTCTGCTGAATATCGCCGCCGCCACCGATCAGCCGCTGTCGGCGCTATTGGCGGATTTACCGGAGGTGTTCGCCACCCCGGAGCTGCGCATTGATTGCGATGACGCGCGCAAGTTCGCCGTGATGGAGAGCCTGAAGGCGCAGGCGGCGCATTTGGGCGACCATCGGGTGGATATCGACGGGCTGCGGGTGCACTACCGTGACGGCTGGTGGTTGATTCGGGTTTCCAATACGCAACCGGCTTTGGTGGCGCGGGTGGAGGCGCACAGTTTCGACCGTTTGCATGCGCTGGCCGATGAGCTCAATGGCCTGCTGAAACAGCAGGGTGTGGCGCTACCCAAGTGGGAATTGGCGTAA
- a CDS encoding dihydroorotate dehydrogenase, translating into MTESANPLAVEIAGIAMRTPFVLLSGCVAFAEELLQIEGFDFNAVGAICLKGTTLEARKGNAPHRLAETPCGLLNAIGLQNPGSRVVVEEILPRLTAQIDTPLIANISGATVEEYGEVARVFDNSPVKGIEINISCPNVKEGGVAFGSDPEMAARVVEVVRGATSKPLITKLSPNVTSIEAVARRVIEAGTDALSVINTLMGMAIDVKSRKPVLGNIQGGLSGPAVKPVALLKVWQTYQVAREKNIPIIGQGGCESAEDVLAFFLAGASATGLCTTLFSDPLAPQRLLKQTRELLAEQQVAQIAELTGGLRV; encoded by the coding sequence ATGACCGAATCCGCCAATCCGCTGGCCGTAGAGATCGCTGGCATCGCCATGCGCACCCCGTTTGTGCTGCTCTCCGGCTGCGTCGCTTTCGCCGAAGAGCTCCTACAGATCGAGGGGTTCGATTTTAACGCCGTGGGCGCCATCTGCCTGAAGGGGACCACCCTGGAGGCGCGCAAGGGCAACGCCCCCCACCGTCTGGCGGAGACGCCGTGCGGCCTGCTCAACGCCATCGGCTTGCAGAACCCCGGCTCCCGCGTGGTGGTGGAGGAGATTCTGCCGCGTCTGACCGCGCAGATCGACACCCCACTTATCGCCAACATCTCCGGCGCTACGGTGGAGGAGTATGGCGAAGTGGCGCGGGTATTCGATAACAGCCCGGTCAAAGGGATCGAAATCAACATCTCCTGTCCCAATGTCAAAGAGGGCGGGGTGGCGTTCGGCTCCGACCCGGAGATGGCGGCGCGGGTGGTGGAGGTGGTGCGCGGCGCCACCAGCAAACCGCTCATCACCAAACTCTCGCCCAACGTCACCAGCATCGAAGCGGTGGCGCGGCGGGTGATCGAGGCGGGAACCGACGCGCTGTCGGTGATCAACACCCTGATGGGCATGGCCATCGACGTGAAAAGCCGCAAGCCGGTGTTGGGTAATATCCAGGGCGGGCTCTCCGGCCCGGCGGTGAAGCCGGTGGCGCTGCTCAAGGTGTGGCAGACCTACCAAGTGGCGCGGGAGAAGAATATTCCCATCATCGGCCAGGGCGGCTGCGAGAGCGCCGAGGATGTGTTGGCCTTCTTCCTCGCTGGGGCTTCGGCCACCGGGCTGTGCACCACGCTCTTCTCCGATCCGCTGGCGCCGCAGCGTCTGCTCAAGCAGACCCGCGAACTGCTGGCGGAACAGCAGGTGGCGCAAATCGCCGAACTCACCGGCGGACTGCGGGTTTGA
- a CDS encoding thermonuclease family protein, with amino-acid sequence MKRRLQPVVAALIASLLTLSPNAMAASAGKPSMPDQSVVVKQVWDGDTLRTTDNVKVRLLGIDTPELGDAKRGEAAEPFGERARERAKELVEGQAVTLHHGVRKTDDYKRRLAHVILSDGRSLGEILVAEGLALTYVRWPDIAHVKRFMKAEKRARKKRLGAWKRAHWLIDHLQARKQIGAFRIVTGRILSANRVNDRIYLNFGEDYRKDFTILIRKRDWKAHFKPAGWSLKKLEGKMVEARGRLLKKGGPALWASHPLQLTFIEK; translated from the coding sequence ATGAAGCGTCGCCTGCAACCGGTTGTTGCGGCGCTCATCGCCTCTCTTCTGACGTTATCTCCTAACGCCATGGCCGCCTCTGCGGGCAAACCGTCGATGCCGGACCAGTCGGTGGTGGTCAAACAGGTGTGGGATGGCGACACCCTGCGCACCACGGATAACGTCAAAGTGCGTCTGCTGGGCATCGACACGCCGGAGTTGGGCGACGCCAAACGGGGCGAGGCGGCCGAGCCGTTTGGCGAGAGGGCCCGCGAGCGCGCCAAAGAGCTGGTTGAGGGGCAAGCCGTCACCCTGCATCATGGCGTGCGTAAGACCGATGACTACAAGCGCCGCTTGGCCCATGTGATTCTCTCCGATGGGCGCAGTCTGGGCGAGATTCTGGTCGCCGAGGGGTTGGCGCTCACCTATGTGCGTTGGCCCGACATCGCCCACGTCAAGCGCTTCATGAAGGCGGAGAAGCGCGCGCGCAAGAAGCGTCTGGGCGCGTGGAAGAGGGCCCACTGGCTCATCGATCATCTGCAGGCGCGCAAGCAGATCGGCGCGTTTCGCATCGTCACCGGGCGCATCCTCAGCGCCAATCGGGTCAACGACCGCATCTATCTCAATTTCGGTGAAGACTATCGCAAGGATTTCACCATCCTCATCCGCAAACGGGATTGGAAGGCGCACTTCAAGCCTGCCGGGTGGAGTCTGAAGAAGCTCGAAGGCAAGATGGTCGAAGCGCGCGGGCGGTTGCTCAAAAAGGGCGGTCCGGCGCTGTGGGCCTCGCATCCGTTGCAGTTGACCTTTATTGAGAAGTAA